A window from Mangifera indica cultivar Alphonso chromosome 2, CATAS_Mindica_2.1, whole genome shotgun sequence encodes these proteins:
- the LOC123209209 gene encoding protein SEMI-ROLLED LEAF 2 yields the protein MGFISRKIFPACGSMCVCCPAMRSRSRQPVKRYKKLLAEIFPKSPDSPANDRKIVKLCEYAARNPFRIPKIAKHLEERCYKELRSEHMKLVNIVTEAYNKMLCLCKEQMAYFALSLLNVATELLDNSKQDAVQILGCQTLIRFIYSQADGTYTHNIESFVHKVCKLARDHGVEDQRHGLRASSLQCISAMLWFMAEFSCIFADFDEIVNAILDNYVPDTQSSYDDERGEPHHNWVDEVVRCEGKVAAGGSDTGPSGMMIRPRPEKKDAALLTSEEVETPKVWAQICVQRMVELAKESTTMRRVLDPMLVYFDSRRHWVLPQGLALIVLSDMAYMMETSGNQQLILAAVIRHLDHKNVVHDPELKSQVIQIASSLARQIRSGAVLAEIAFVSDLCRHLRKSFQATVESAGEHESNLNISLQNAIEDCLLEISKGIGDTQPLFDMMAITLEKLPSAGVVARATIGSLMILAHVISLALISFPSQKVFPEVLLAQILKVMLHPNVETRVGAHQIFSVLLFPTSTHQRHAVASLRSGYLYEPRKWRSNAASTSTSISALLEKLRKDKNGIKMEKIGYDIPDDVKGRDFVEDDWKQGHARKSSPNFYKLSSIIDRKAGAASLANAEPYVMKFSEDQIMQLLSAFWVQATLPDNMPSNIEAIAHSFILTLISVRLKNPNANLVVRFFQLPLSLRSLYLDPNNGMLPSACQRSILVLSTGMLMFAAKIFNIPDLNDLFKTLIPNDIDPYLGISDDLQVYVKPQADVREYGSYSDNQLASSVLIELRIKGHESEKAIVDVITQSLSSIVELEADELARQLSEPFTPDDAFVFGSRTTLAINHNLMISTSESLSLDEDVMSTLLPEDDAVSETSVADLSRFIPKMPPSPSISHIISIGQLMESALEVAGQVAGSTISTSPLPYNTLTGHCEALGSGTRQKLSNWLVHENQYARASDKPFPALPASESLALKKIMSEDEPAQEGMMAQKPWLAMKLPPASPFDNFLKAAGC from the exons ATGGGGTTCATTTCCAGAAAAATTTTCCCCGCATGTGGCAGCATGTGTGTGTGTTGTCCTGCTATGAGGTCAAGATCTCGGCAACCAGTCAAGCGCTACAAAAAATTGCTTGCAGAGATCTTCCCTAAATCTCCT GATAGCCCCGCAAATGACAGGAAAATTGTCAAATTATGTGAATATGCTGCTCGAAACCCCTTTCGAATAccaaag ATAGCAAAACATCTTGAGGAAAGGTGCTACAAAGAACTGCGATCTGAGCACATGAAGCTAGTCAATATTGTTACAGAGGCTTACAATAAGATGCTTTGCCTTTGTAAGGAGCAGAT GGCATATTTTGCTTTAAGTTTGTTGAATGTGGCCACTGAACTCTTGGACAACTCTAAGCAAGATGCTGTTCAGATACTTGGATGCCAAACTCTGATTAGGTTCATTTATAGTCAG GCAGATGGCACTTACACTCATAACATTGAAAGTTTTGTGCACAAAGTATGTAAGCTGGCACGTGACCATGGGGTGGAAGATCAAAGGCATGGTTTAAGGGCTTCAAGCTTGCAGTGCATTTCAGCCATG TTGTGGTTCATGGCAGAGTTCTCCTGCATTTTTGCTGATTTTGATGAG ATTGTGAACGCCATATTAGATAACTATGTGCCTGATACACAAAGTTCATATGATGATGAGAGAGGGGAGCCACATCATAATTGGGTAGACGAAGTGGTTCGATGTGAGGGCAAAGTTGCAGCTGGTGGTAGTGATACTGGTCCCAGTGGCATGATGATCAGGCCTCGTCCAGAGAAAAAAGATGCTGCCCTTTTGACAAG TGAAGAGGTGGAGACACCTAAAGTATGGGCGCAAATTTGTGTTCAGAGAATGGTTGAATTGGCCAAGGAGAGTACAACTATGCGCAGGGTATTGGATCCAATGCTCGTTTACTTCGATTCTAGACGTCACTGGGTTCTGCCACAAGGGTTGGCCTTGATTGTTTTGTCTGATATGGCCTATATGATGGAGACTTCGG GGAATCAGCAGTTGATTTTAGCTGCTGTAATACGCCACTTGGACCACAAAAATGTTGTGCATGATCCAGAACTTAAGTCTCAAGTCATACAAATTGCTTCATCTCTAGCTAGGCAAATTAGATCAGGAGCAGTGCTGGCAGAAATTGCTTTTGTCAGTGATCTGTGCAGGCATTTGAGGAAAAGTTTTCAAGCCACAGTTGAATCAGCTGGAGAAcatgagtcaaacttgaatatCTCACTTCAGAATGCTATTGAAGATTGTTTACTTGAAATATCTAAAGGG ATCGGTGATACACAGCCACTATTTGACATGATGGCAATAACACTGGAGAAACTTCCATCAGCTGGAGTAGTTGCTCGAGCAACCATTGGGTCATTGATGATTCTTGCTCATGTGATTTCCTTAGCGTTGATTTCGTTTCCTTCACAGAAG GTGTTTCCAGAAGTGCTTCTTGCCCAAATTTTGAAAGTAATGTTGCACCCAAATGTTGAGACACGTGTTGGAGCCCACCAGATATTTTCAGTTCTTCTCTTTCCAACTTCTACTCATCAGCGACATGCAGTTGCATCTCTGCGATCTGGTTATCTCTATGAACCACGAAAATGGCGTTCTAATGCGGCATCTACATCTACTTCAATTTCGGCTCTTCTTGAAAAGCTCCGGAAAGATAAAAATGGAATCAAAATGGAAAAGATTGGATATGATATACCTGATGATGTTAAAGGAAGAGACTTTGTTGAAGATGACTGGAAGCAGGGCCATGCTCGCAAGAGTTCTCCTAACTTTTACAAATTAAGTTCTATTATTGACAGGAAAGCTGGAGCAGCCAGCCTGGCCAATGCG GAACCCTATGTTATGAAGTTTAGTGAGGATCAGATAATGCAGTTGCTGTCTGCCTTTTGGGTTCAAGCCACGCTTCCTGATAACATGCCTTCGAATATTGAAGCTATAGCTCATTCTTTCATCCTAACACTTATTTCTGTACGCTTGAAg AACCCGAATGCCAATCTTGTGGTGCGCTTCTTCCAGCTTCCCCTGTCTCTCAGAAGCCTATACCTAGACCCTAACAATG GGATGTTGCCTTCGGCGTGCCAGAGATCAATCCTTGTTCTGTCAACAGGCATGCTGATGTTTGCAGCCAAAATATTCAACATTCCTGATCTGAATGATTTGTTCAAGACCTTAATTCCTAATGAT ATTGATCCCTATCTGGGCATCAGTGATGACCTTCAAGTGTATGTAAAGCCTCAGGCAGATGTGAGAGAATATGGATCCTATTCTGATAATCAACTGGCCTCCTCTGTACTCATTGAGTTACGGATCAAGGGACATGAGTCTGAGAAGGCCATAGTGGATGTGATAACTCAGAGTTTATCATCCATAGTTGAG TTGGAGGCAGATGAGCTTGCAAGACAACTTTCAGAACCATTCACACCAGATGATGCATTTGTATTTGGCTCACGAACAACACTTGCCATAAACCACAATCTGATGATTTCCACTTCAGAATCACTCTCCCTTGATGAG GATGTTATGTCAACTCTCCTGCCTGAGGATGATGCTGTTAGCGAAACATCTGTTGCTGACCTCTCGCGTTTCATTCCCAAAATGCCTCCATCTCCTTCTATCTCCCACATTATCAGCATTGGACAGCTTATGGAATCA GCACTTGAGGTGGCTGGTCAAGTGGCAGGATCAACCATCTCGACATCACCTCTTCCATACAACACATTGACTGGCCATTGCGAAGCACTGGGCTCTGGCACAAGGCAGAAGCTATCCAATTGGTTGGTCCATGAAAATCAGTACGCAAGAGCTTCTGACAAACCTTTCCCAGCACTTCCTGCAAGCGAAAGCTTAGCGCTCAAGAAG ATTATGAGTGAGGATGAACCTGCTCAAGAAGGCATGATGGCACAGAAGCCATGGCTGGCAATGAAGCTGCCTCCTGCAAGCCCTTTCGACAACTTCCTGAAGGCAGCTGGATGTTAA